In Acipenser ruthenus chromosome 58, fAciRut3.2 maternal haplotype, whole genome shotgun sequence, a genomic segment contains:
- the LOC131724940 gene encoding zinc finger protein 568-like isoform X1 translates to MDVIVSVSFFQDELASTIEHAVKAAVDTVLCQITKVVGGKFTEFRMEMAGKEKENESLKLRLEISESELKAVRECMNAADADIKQPLRNMNPDCNEQDFQRNENQGLFQDPKDSHAVPKSEAQEWPRIESVHTQEESFDQEWCASLKQVTEMTCVKDEEVPRLECVPIKEEFIEQECVPIAEEVPAENNVCTLEENNQLGSSLCDDCPPDCELGFRAFIVDEGEHDSTPSPHCKNSSSGNPQRKKHRETTPQEEHFKTMRVQIPSVQDRQPLTLESTETAHSVCVNNSETRGNLKTLPCSTEDGKSSCQLGSPKTHKGNHTGGTPFSWAEFRNNFSRLSHLKRQRRNHIGEKLHHCNECEKSFSQLQHLKNHIRIHTGEKPYHCNVCGKRFTELGTLKRHQRIHTGEKPYHCNECGRRFTRAEGLRKHQRIHTGEKQYRCMYP, encoded by the exons atggacgtcattgtctccgtgtcgttctttcaagacgagctcgcctctaccatcgagcacgcagtgaaagcggctgtagacaccgtcttgtgccaaatcacaaaagttgtcggcggcaaattcactgaattccgaatggaaatggctggaaaggagaaagagaatgaaagtctgaagctgagattggaaatatcagagagcgagttgaaagcagtgcgggaatgcatgaacgctgcagatgcagacattaaacaacctctcagaaacatgaaccccgactgcaatgaacaagactttcagaggaacgagaaccagggattatttcaag atcccaaagaCAGCCATGCTGTAcctaaatctgaagcacaggagtgGCCAAGGATAGAATCAGTTcacacacaagaggagtcctttgatcaggagtggtgtgcaagtctaaagcaggttacagagatgacatgtgttaaagatgaagaggtccctcgactggaatgtgttcctattaaagaggaattcatagaacaggaatgtgtccccatcgcagaggaagttcctgctgaaaataatgtctgtacacttgaggagaacaaccagctgggatccagcctgtgtgatgattgtccacctgattgtgaactgggatttagag cTTTTatagtagatgaaggagaacacgactccactccatcaccccactgcaaaaactcttctagtgGCAATCCACAGcgcaagaaacacagagagacgACACCACaagaagaacattttaaaacaatgagaGTTCAAATTCCCTCTGTACAAGACAGACAACCACTTACTCTGGAGAGTACAGAGACTGCACATTCTGTGTGTGTGAACAATTCTGAAACCCggggcaacttgaagaccttgccttGTTCTACTGAAGatgggaagagttcctgtcaattaggCTCTCCtaaaactcacaagggaaatcacACAGGAGGGACTCCATTTTCCTGGGCTGAGTTTCGGAACAATTTCAGTCGTTTATCGCACCTTAAAAGACAACGGCGCAATCACATAGGAGAGAAACTacaccactgtaatgaatgtgagaAGAGTTTTTCTCAATTACAGCATCTTAAAAATCACAtccgaattcacacaggagagaaaccatatcactgtaaTGTTTGTGGGAAGCGCTTTACTGAATTAGGAactcttaaaagacaccagcgaattcacacaggagagaaaccatatcactgtaatgaatgtgggagGAGATTCACTCGAGCAGAGGGCCTTAgaaaacaccaacgaattcacacaggagagaaacaatACCGCTGTATGTATCCCTGA
- the LOC117967215 gene encoding zinc finger protein 660-like, whose translation MEPVHVKEESLVLESVHIKEESPVLESVHIKEESPVLESVHIKEESPVLESVHIKQECPVLESVHIKQECPELESVHIKEESPVLESVHIKEEHPVLESVHIKEESPVPESVHIKQESPVVESVLIQEELPEVDHFHVNEEGNHFKTSSLQGSLSCTECGKSFSRLQNLRRHQRIHTGEKPYVCADCGKNFSESGVLKIHQRIHTGEKPHTCNECGKSFSQSKSLKLHQRIHTGEKRHVCSDCGKSFRWSQNLKFHQQIHTGEKPYVCYDCGKSFSQSGYLKKHQRIHTGEKQHVCADCGKNFRDLQNLKHHQQIHTGDKPHPCSKCEKSFNRLARLKKHQLIHTGEKPHHCNDCGKSFTESGNLKLHQRIHTGEKPYVCADCGKSFRWLYSLKMHQQSHTGEKPYHCCHCGKYFTASSSLKRHKCKV comes from the coding sequence ATGGAGcctgtccatgttaaagaggagagtcttgtactagaatcagtccatattaaagaggagagccctgtactagaatcagtccatattaaagaggagagtcctgtactagaatcagtccatattaaagaggagagtcctgtactagaatcagtccatattaaacaggagtgtcctgtactagaatcagtccatattaaacaggagtgtcctgaactagaatcagtccatattaaagaggagagtcctgtactagaatcagtccatattaaagaggagcaTCCTGTattagaatcagtccatattaaagaggagagtcctgtaccagaatcagtccatattaaacaggagagtcctgtAGTGGAATCAGTTCTTATTCAAGAGGAGCTTCCTGAAGTAGACCATTTTCATGTCAATGAGGAGggtaaccattttaaaacaagcagcttgcagggctctctgtcctgtacagaatgtggaaagagtttcagtcggttacAAAACCTGAGAcgtcaccagcgaatccacactggagagaaaccgtatgtctgtgctgactgtgggaagaatttcagtGAGTCAGGTGTcttgaaaatacaccagcgaatccacactggagagaaaccacataCTTGTaatgaatgtggaaagagtttcagtcagtcaaaaagcctgaaacttcaccagcgaatccacactggagagaaacgacATGTCTGCtcagactgtgggaagagtttcagatggTCACAAAACCTGAAATTtcaccagcaaatccacacaggagagaaaccatatgtctgttatgactgtgggaagagtttcagtcagtcaggctATTTGAAAaaacatcagcgaattcacactggagagaaacaacatgtctgtgctgactgtgggaagaatttcagagatttacaaaacctgaaacatcaccagcaaatccacacagGAGATAAACCGCATCCATGTAGTAAATGTGAGAAAAGCTTCAACCGGTTAGCACGTCTTAAAAAACACCagttaattcacacaggagagaagccacatcactgtaatgactgtgggaagagtttcacagaGTCAGGCAACTTGAAATtgcaccagcgaatccacactggagagaaaccttatgtctgtgctgactgtgggaagagtttcagatggTTATACAGCTTGAAAATGCATCAGCaaagtcacacaggagagaaaccttatcactgctgTCACTGTGGGAAATATTTTACTGCTTCCAGTTctcttaaaagacacaaatgcaaAGTTTAG
- the LOC117962841 gene encoding zinc finger protein 664-like: protein MMEPVHIKVESPVLESVHIKEESTVLESVHIKVESPVLESVHIKRVVLNSKPLSSLQGSLPCPGCGESFNPEGNLETSPGKTLHRCAGCVKTFRESGILNGQQQTGTGKTPYNCHECGADFRHHSTVKHHLRVLKVQLGYPCERQDSEMEPFHIKEELPEHFKTSSLQGSLSCTECGKSFRHLQNLKRHQRIHTGEKRHVCPDCGKSFSESSNLKRHHRIHTGDKPYLCSKCGKSFSSINKLKMHQRIHTGEKPHVCADCGKSFSQSGTLKRHQQIHTGEKPHHCFECGKSFSRISILKLHQKIHTGEKPYVCADCGKSFRHLQNMKLHQRIHTGETPYGCVDCGKSFRNLQKLKLHQLIHTGEKPHHCNDCGKRFSRIDKLKMHQRIHTGEKPHVCADCGRSFSRVDKLKIHQRTHTGEKPYH from the coding sequence atgatggagcctgtccatattaaagtggagagtcctgtactagaatcagtccatattaaagaggagagtacagtactagaatcagtccatattaaagtggagagtcctgtactagaatccgTCCATATTAAAAGGGTTGTTCTCAATTCTAAACCCTTAAGCAGCTTGCAGGGCTCTCTTCCCTGTCCTGGATGTGGGGAGAGTTTTAATCCTGAAGGAAACCTTGAAACATCTCCTGGAAAGACTCTGCATCGCTGTGCTGGATGTGTGAAGACTTTCAGGGAGTCAGGAATCCTGAACGGACAGCAGCAAACAGGcactggaaagactccatataacTGTCATGAATGCGGGGCAGATTTCAGACACCACAGCACCGTGAAACACCACCTGCGAGTTCTGAAGGTACAGCTGGGTTATCCTTGTGAAAGGCAGGACTCAGAGATGGAGCCtttccacattaaagaggagcttcctgaacattttaaaacaagcagcttgCAGGGCTCTCTGTCCTGTACAGAATGTGGTAAGAGTTTCAGAcatttacaaaacctgaaacgtcaccagcgaatccacacaggagagaaacgacatgtctgtcctgactgtgggaagagtttcagtgagTCAAGCAACTTAAAAAGACACCatcgaatccacacaggagataAACCATATCTGTGTAgtaaatgtgggaagagtttcagttctataaacaaattgaaaatgcaccagcgaattcacacaggagagaaacctcatgtctgtgctgactgtgggaagagtttcagtcagtccggcactttgaaaagacaccagcaaattcacacaggagagaagccacatcACTGTTTTGAGTGCGGGAAGAGTTTCAGCCGGATAAGCATCTTAAAATTGCACCAgaaaatccacacaggagagaaaccgtatgtctgtgctgactgtgggaagagtttcagacatttacaaaacatgaaacttcaccagcgaatccacacaggagagacaccataTGGCTGTgtggactgtgggaagagcttcagaaATTTACAAAAGCTGAAACTTCACCAGctaatccacacaggagagaagccgcatcactgtaatgactgtgggaagagattcagtcgaATAGACAAATTGAAAatgcaccagcgaatccacactggagagaaacctcatgtctgtgctgactgtgggaggagtttcagtcGGGTAGACAAATTGAAAATACACcagagaactcacacaggagagaaaccttatcactga
- the LOC131724958 gene encoding gastrula zinc finger protein XlCGF7.1-like, translating into MMEPVHIKEESPALESVHIKEESPVLLSVHIKEESPELESVHIKEESPVLESVHIKEESPELESVHIKEESPVLESVHIKEESPVLESVHIKEESPKLDPVHVKDEGNHFKTNSLQGSLSCTECGKSFRQLQNLKRHQRIHTGEKPYVCADCGKSFNLLHSLKTHQRIHTGHKPYPCSKCGKSFNQLANLKKHQLIHTGEQPHHCNDCGKSFSRIDNLKLHQRIHTGKKRYVCADCGKSFSQSRYLKKHQQIHTGEKPYVCADCGKSFRHLQNLKLHQRIHTGEKPYVCDDCGKSFSQPRTLKNHHQLIHTGENPHHCNDLR; encoded by the coding sequence ATgatggagcctgtccatattaaagaggagagtcctgcactagaatcagtccatattaaagaggagagtcctgtactactatcagtccatattaaagaggagagtcctgaactagaatcagtccatattaaagaggagagtcctgtactagaatcagtccatattaaagaggagagtcctgaactagaatcagtccatattaaagaggagagtcctgtactagaatcagttcatattaaagaggagagtcctgtactagaatcagtccatattaaagaggagagtcctaaACTAGACCCTGTCCATGTTAAAGATGAGggtaaccattttaaaacaaacagcttgcagggctctctgtcctgtacagaatgtggaaagagtttcagacagttacaaaacctgaaacgtcaccaacgaattcacactggagagaaaccgtatgtctGTGCTGATtgcgggaagagtttcaatctATTACACAGtttgaaaacacaccagcgaattcacacaggacatAAACCATATCCGTGTAGTAAATGTGGGAAAAGTTTCAATCAGTTAGCcaatcttaaaaaacaccagttaattcacacaggagagcagccacatcactgtaatgactgtgggaagagtttcagccgGATAGACAACTTGAAATtgcaccagcgaatccacactggaaaGAAAcgatatgtctgtgctgactgtgggaagagtttcagtcagtcacgctatttgaaaaaacaccagcaaattcacactggagagaaaccgtatgtctgtgctgactgtgggaagagtttcagacatttacaaaacctgaaacttcaccagcgaatccacactggagagaaaccatatgtctgtgacgattgtgggaagagtttcagtcagccAAGAACTTTGAAAAACCATCATCagttaattcacacaggagagaatccACATCACTGCAATGACTTAAGATGA